The Bacillus oleivorans genome has a window encoding:
- a CDS encoding phage tail protein — translation MSHIVDFKNVSTAGLESSPVEEALAGLRANEARYFMTKYKHEFTVVPASESCETLDYVNRILKEERDIKFAAKPLETSRFQVENIKWAYVFYEDGLAVNVMYTVDDPKKRAVGFKLSEGMEVPKELEGKFKFARQRSKLAGTIRGSFFVIKGEY, via the coding sequence ATGTCTCATATCGTTGATTTTAAAAATGTGTCTACGGCTGGTTTAGAGTCTTCACCAGTAGAAGAAGCGCTTGCTGGTTTACGTGCTAATGAAGCCCGTTACTTCATGACTAAATACAAGCATGAATTTACGGTTGTACCAGCGAGCGAGTCCTGCGAGACCCTTGATTATGTAAACCGAATTTTGAAAGAAGAACGTGACATTAAGTTTGCGGCCAAACCTTTAGAAACGTCGCGTTTTCAAGTGGAAAATATCAAATGGGCCTACGTCTTCTATGAGGATGGCCTTGCGGTCAACGTTATGTATACAGTTGATGACCCTAAGAAGCGGGCCGTTGGTTTTAAGCTTTCTGAGGGGATGGAGGTACCAAAGGAATTAGAAGGGAAGTTTAAGTTTGCTAGGCAGAGGTCTAAGCTAGCTGGAACCATTCGGGGCTCGTTTTTTGTGATTAAAGGAGAATATTAG
- a CDS encoding PTS sugar transporter subunit IIB encodes MKIVTVCGMGFGTSLMLLMDIQAIAKSHGYEVEGEAVDLGSAKGKECDFMVASSEISAELSEESVDVISINNLLDKKEIEEKVMPVIERISKGR; translated from the coding sequence ATGAAAATTGTAACCGTTTGCGGAATGGGGTTTGGAACAAGCTTAATGCTGCTTATGGATATTCAGGCCATAGCAAAGAGTCATGGTTATGAAGTAGAGGGAGAAGCGGTGGATTTAGGTTCAGCTAAAGGAAAAGAATGTGACTTTATGGTTGCATCTAGTGAGATTTCTGCTGAATTAAGTGAAGAATCTGTAGACGTCATTTCAATCAATAATTTGCTAGATAAAAAGGAAATAGAGGAAAAAGTTATGCCTGTCATTGAAAGGATCTCTAAGGGGAGGTAG
- a CDS encoding helix-turn-helix transcriptional regulator: MKKVERINIIMRYINNRAHFTISEIMREFNISRSTAIRDIREIEAMGMPLVAEVGRDGGYFVMPNSVLPVVRFTDNEVKALFIAFMATRNQQLPYLKNRHSLAEKLLDLISENQKDDLVLLNQILLFEGTNPNNPDLLDLTDLPHPMLEKLIQILLLDSYLLITIKEDKVIKSYPIYLLHLYREKSLWLIEGFDIKEEKKQIFPVDHLIDVEPYTTKKRLSKKQILEKLSKQEEVINLVLELGPKAIAQFKKYHPLKVSISYTNPYQTTAILKTFINVNNPEELTQITNWLLFLGRDIKVREVPEEVLEGLKERLSLYLP, from the coding sequence ATGAAAAAAGTTGAACGGATTAATATCATCATGCGGTATATCAACAACCGCGCTCACTTTACCATTTCTGAAATCATGCGAGAATTTAACATCTCTCGTTCGACAGCGATTAGAGATATCAGAGAAATTGAAGCCATGGGAATGCCGCTTGTCGCTGAAGTTGGAAGGGATGGGGGTTATTTTGTCATGCCCAACTCTGTCCTGCCCGTTGTCCGCTTTACCGATAATGAGGTTAAAGCTCTTTTTATTGCCTTTATGGCCACAAGAAATCAACAACTCCCCTATCTAAAAAATCGTCATTCTTTAGCTGAAAAATTACTAGACCTCATCTCAGAAAACCAAAAAGATGACCTTGTTCTTTTGAATCAAATCTTGCTTTTTGAAGGGACCAACCCCAATAATCCAGACCTGCTTGATCTTACAGACCTCCCCCATCCCATGTTAGAAAAACTCATCCAAATCCTTCTATTGGATAGCTATTTATTGATTACTATCAAAGAAGACAAGGTAATAAAGTCTTATCCTATTTATCTCTTGCACCTTTATCGTGAAAAGAGCCTTTGGCTGATTGAGGGCTTTGACATAAAGGAAGAAAAGAAGCAGATTTTTCCTGTTGACCATCTTATCGATGTCGAACCCTACACGACGAAAAAAAGATTAAGTAAGAAACAGATTTTAGAAAAACTAAGTAAGCAGGAAGAAGTAATCAACCTTGTCCTTGAACTTGGTCCAAAAGCGATTGCCCAGTTCAAAAAATACCATCCTTTAAAAGTTTCAATTTCCTATACGAATCCTTACCAAACCACAGCTATTCTAAAGACTTTTATCAATGTTAACAATCCTGAAGAATTGACCCAAATAACAAATTGGCTACTATTCCTAGGTAGAGATATCAAGGTCAGGGAAGTACCCGAAGAAGTCCTAGAAGGTTTAAAAGAGAGATTAAGCTTATACCTTCCATAA
- a CDS encoding PTS sugar transporter subunit IIA, whose protein sequence is MLTLTEGLIELNVEVVDAEEAIRIAGQLLVDEGLAEERYVDGMVKGYKEVGPYIVVAPGIAFPHARPEFGAKKKGVSIVRLSHPIPFGHPTSDPISLVCALCGTDSTSHIEMLQALAELLRDEEKLHTILNASTKKEILDLI, encoded by the coding sequence ATGCTTACACTTACAGAAGGACTAATCGAACTTAATGTAGAGGTTGTAGATGCAGAAGAAGCCATTAGAATAGCTGGTCAACTTCTAGTTGATGAAGGATTAGCCGAGGAAAGATACGTAGACGGTATGGTAAAGGGTTATAAGGAAGTGGGTCCATACATAGTGGTGGCCCCAGGTATCGCTTTTCCACATGCAAGACCTGAATTTGGAGCAAAGAAAAAAGGGGTATCAATTGTAAGACTTAGTCATCCAATTCCATTTGGTCATCCGACAAGCGATCCAATTTCACTAGTATGTGCACTTTGTGGGACAGATAGCACAAGCCATATCGAAATGCTTCAGGCGCTGGCTGAATTATTAAGAGACGAAGAGAAGCTACACACTATTTTGAATGCAAGCACTAAAAAAGAAATCTTAGACCTTATTTAA
- a CDS encoding phosphotriesterase family protein, whose translation MGKVRTVLGDIEAKDLGFTYSHEHLWACPPPSQKDRDLELTDYEASVSELLRFKKAGGQTLVEASTLDYGRDASKMKRMSLETGVHVVATSGFNKHIYFPAWVEALTIEEIQGKLVRDITIGMDGTDAKAGFLKSGSWDQLIHPLEEKVTRAAARAQIQTGAPVWLHTEAGTMGEEMLTIVEEEGVDLTKVAVGHSDRNADPYYHLQLAKRGAYVQFDGVSKIKYYPDSTRVELIKNMIENGFVKQLLISADMGRKSYLHAYGGGPGFEYIIKKFIPRLLDEGISKEDIHTIFFENPARWLGQF comes from the coding sequence ATGGGAAAAGTCAGAACAGTATTAGGAGACATTGAAGCAAAGGATCTGGGGTTTACTTACAGCCATGAACATTTATGGGCTTGCCCGCCTCCGAGTCAAAAAGATCGTGATCTGGAACTGACTGATTACGAAGCATCTGTAAGTGAATTACTAAGGTTTAAAAAAGCAGGTGGACAAACACTTGTGGAAGCTTCTACACTAGATTACGGCCGTGATGCATCTAAAATGAAGCGTATGTCACTGGAAACGGGTGTTCATGTGGTTGCAACCTCAGGCTTTAATAAACATATTTATTTTCCCGCTTGGGTCGAGGCGCTTACGATAGAAGAAATTCAAGGAAAATTAGTTAGAGACATTACAATTGGAATGGATGGTACGGATGCAAAGGCTGGGTTCTTAAAGTCAGGTTCCTGGGATCAACTTATTCATCCTCTAGAAGAAAAAGTGACAAGAGCTGCCGCTAGAGCTCAAATACAAACGGGTGCACCTGTTTGGCTTCATACAGAAGCGGGGACGATGGGTGAGGAAATGCTTACGATTGTCGAAGAAGAAGGTGTCGATCTGACAAAAGTGGCAGTCGGCCATAGTGATCGTAATGCAGATCCTTATTATCATCTTCAGCTTGCAAAAAGGGGAGCATATGTACAATTTGATGGAGTAAGTAAAATCAAATATTATCCTGACAGTACCCGTGTAGAACTAATTAAAAATATGATTGAAAATGGATTTGTAAAACAGCTCCTCATATCAGCTGATATGGGGCGTAAATCTTACCTGCATGCTTATGGCGGCGGACCTGGTTTTGAATATATCATTAAAAAATTTATTCCGCGTTTATTAGATGAAGGAATTAGTAAAGAAGATATTCATACTATTTTTTTTGAAAATCCTGCCCGCTGGTTAGGGCAATTCTAA
- a CDS encoding ABC transporter permease — protein MRFRDKFQFVRENMKKNKTRVFMTILATAMGCAFLIVLASVGFGIHKSIIEEITQGRLTTEIDIHGKVNGSTSYMTDEDVAFFEGIDGVKAVTTHKRVENETTYSIGDYTGFGETMVVDYEAEKASNFELEEGRLPEAANEVVVGYNFPGNLRDPDQEISEEDQQLTMEEIEKKYGYPESLLGKTLTLTVPQTIDGERQEGTFEVTVVGVAKKPTREWMMDMRVLISEEKLNEIEEFTGTALGRFIDPMMSEEEIEQLKQTTESHYNEVNVYADSAGAVKSISEEIKEAGYYTYSIADELDQVDLFFAVVKIGLILVGTIAVIIASIGIYNTMSMAVTERTQDIGIMKAIGGHPKMIKQIFLIESTYIGLMGALFGVITSYIISIAVNKLLPMVITNVLEIGAGETITFSYIPTSLTVICVAISLLVAMISGLKPAVKATKIDVIKALRRDI, from the coding sequence GTGCGATTCAGAGATAAATTTCAATTTGTACGAGAAAATATGAAAAAGAACAAAACCAGGGTGTTTATGACGATTTTAGCAACCGCGATGGGCTGTGCGTTTTTAATCGTACTCGCGTCGGTCGGGTTTGGCATTCATAAATCAATTATTGAAGAAATTACCCAAGGACGGCTTACAACCGAGATTGATATACACGGAAAAGTAAATGGCAGCACAAGCTATATGACAGATGAAGATGTCGCGTTTTTTGAGGGAATCGATGGGGTAAAAGCTGTCACCACACATAAACGCGTTGAGAATGAAACCACCTATTCAATCGGCGACTATACAGGCTTTGGCGAAACGATGGTCGTGGATTATGAAGCAGAAAAGGCTTCAAACTTTGAGCTGGAAGAAGGACGCTTACCGGAAGCAGCCAACGAAGTAGTCGTCGGTTATAACTTTCCGGGAAATTTGCGTGACCCAGATCAGGAAATTTCTGAAGAAGATCAACAACTAACAATGGAAGAAATCGAGAAAAAGTATGGATATCCAGAATCGCTCCTTGGAAAAACACTTACTTTAACAGTTCCACAAACGATTGATGGGGAAAGACAGGAAGGAACCTTTGAAGTGACTGTCGTTGGCGTGGCGAAAAAACCTACGCGTGAATGGATGATGGATATGCGAGTCCTCATCTCAGAGGAAAAATTAAATGAGATTGAGGAGTTCACCGGAACAGCCTTAGGCCGGTTCATCGACCCAATGATGTCAGAAGAAGAAATCGAGCAATTAAAGCAAACAACAGAAAGTCATTATAATGAAGTAAATGTGTATGCGGATAGCGCTGGAGCGGTCAAATCGATTTCAGAAGAAATCAAAGAAGCGGGTTATTACACCTATTCGATTGCGGATGAACTAGATCAGGTCGACCTTTTCTTCGCAGTTGTAAAAATAGGACTCATCCTAGTTGGAACCATTGCCGTCATCATCGCATCAATCGGGATTTACAACACGATGTCAATGGCAGTCACCGAACGGACCCAAGACATCGGTATCATGAAAGCAATCGGCGGCCATCCGAAAATGATTAAACAAATCTTTCTAATCGAAAGCACCTATATCGGTTTAATGGGCGCACTTTTTGGAGTTATCACTTCGTATATCATCAGCATTGCCGTCAATAAGCTTCTGCCGATGGTCATCACGAATGTACTTGAAATCGGTGCAGGTGAAACCATAACGTTCTCTTATATACCAACCTCACTCACTGTCATCTGTGTAGCCATCAGCTTACTAGTTGCCATGATTTCAGGACTCAAACCCGCCGTCAAAGCAACCAAAATCGACGTAATCAAAGCACTAAGAAGAGATATTTGA
- a CDS encoding creatininase family protein gives MAKVKEIINMTRDEVAAAIEEFPVAILPLGATEQHGHHLPLGVDIFLAEGLSKKICEKTGAILLPSLPFGYSWVWRDIPGTVSLQQHHVEAVIKDIAHSLNRYGVKTLILVNGHDSNNSSMKYATRELQDEVEMDMIYLFYPDIQHVMKQNCDSETWHGMIHACEFETSLMLALKPELVDMSKAVKEYPDQPPLYGKSTISLGDLSKSGVFGDATLASKEKGERLLQTFIDKMVELVKLATRDIKK, from the coding sequence ATGGCAAAAGTAAAAGAAATCATCAACATGACAAGGGACGAAGTGGCCGCAGCTATTGAAGAATTCCCTGTCGCCATTTTGCCTTTAGGTGCAACCGAGCAGCATGGGCATCACCTTCCATTAGGTGTAGATATATTTCTGGCTGAAGGACTATCAAAAAAAATATGTGAAAAAACGGGTGCTATCCTATTACCTTCGTTGCCATTTGGTTACTCATGGGTATGGCGTGATATACCGGGAACTGTATCCTTGCAGCAGCATCATGTAGAAGCTGTCATTAAAGATATTGCACATAGCTTAAACCGTTATGGAGTCAAGACATTAATTCTTGTGAATGGACATGATTCAAACAATTCAAGCATGAAGTATGCAACTAGAGAGTTACAAGATGAAGTAGAGATGGATATGATCTACTTGTTTTATCCAGACATTCAACATGTAATGAAACAAAATTGTGACTCGGAAACCTGGCATGGAATGATTCATGCATGTGAATTTGAGACATCGCTCATGCTTGCCCTAAAACCGGAGCTAGTAGATATGTCTAAAGCCGTGAAGGAGTATCCAGATCAGCCCCCATTGTATGGGAAGTCTACTATTTCACTTGGAGACTTAAGTAAAAGTGGTGTATTTGGGGATGCTACTCTTGCAAGTAAAGAAAAGGGAGAAAGGCTCCTTCAGACATTTATAGATAAAATGGTAGAGTTAGTAAAACTTGCTACAAGGGATATTAAGAAATAA
- a CDS encoding SGNH/GDSL hydrolase family protein → MKKLIFSLMIVGALFSTSSVTFAYLPSERNVEYVALGDSIPAGMTPYGSYDLSYPDYLMNKFESRNYDVVDYDNFAVSGYTSDQLKNDLKDNNVIQQEIKEATHITITIGANDLFQRLLSDPSTASEGITIASENLQTILSTIDELNPDVEVYVMGYYNAFAYYPEEVQEFLVPLLDALNLEIEKRTEANGDTYVPTGDRIDPHFEKYMPNPEDNHLNVKGYKAIAKEFWKAIKNNIQY, encoded by the coding sequence ATGAAAAAATTGATATTCAGTTTGATGATTGTAGGAGCGCTTTTTTCGACCAGTTCAGTAACGTTTGCTTATCTTCCATCCGAGCGGAATGTGGAATATGTAGCGTTAGGTGATTCCATACCAGCCGGGATGACACCCTATGGTTCGTATGACCTCAGCTATCCAGATTATCTCATGAATAAATTTGAAAGTAGAAATTATGATGTGGTAGATTACGATAATTTTGCTGTTTCCGGTTACACTTCGGATCAATTAAAAAATGACTTGAAAGACAACAACGTCATACAGCAGGAAATAAAGGAAGCTACACATATTACCATTACGATTGGTGCAAATGACTTGTTCCAAAGACTCCTTTCTGATCCATCCACTGCATCCGAAGGAATTACCATTGCAAGTGAAAATTTACAAACAATACTTAGTACTATCGATGAACTGAATCCTGACGTCGAAGTTTATGTAATGGGATATTATAATGCTTTTGCATACTACCCAGAGGAAGTTCAAGAGTTTTTAGTTCCATTATTAGACGCACTGAACTTAGAAATTGAAAAGCGTACAGAAGCGAATGGTGATACGTATGTACCGACTGGAGACCGAATAGATCCACACTTTGAGAAATATATGCCGAACCCAGAAGATAATCATTTGAATGTAAAAGGATACAAAGCAATAGCAAAAGAATTCTGGAAAGCAATCAAGAATAACATCCAATATTAA
- a CDS encoding PTS ascorbate transporter subunit IIC — MLNIIVSILSNPSIILGIIALVGLLALKKSASDVIKGTLKTIFGFIILQQGANIIVGALIPFSTMFNEAFGLTGIVAEDNALVAAVQTVLGTETALILLFSFLINLLIARVTKWKYIFLTGHMMFSFAGTMAIVFDQMGLSSTVTIVLGSIIQGISMVLFPAISQPIVRKITGNDNIAFGFWGSSWISLSGWLGGKLGNKEKSSEDVKVPKSLDFLKDMSVLMGIVMIGIYVLTAIFVDKETMNEISGGTNFVQFSFMNALTFVAGILILLQGVRMFLGEIVPAFKGVAEKIVPGAKPALDVPVFYSFAPIGVTIGFLAALVGSLLVTAFSSLLPVVVLPSVIGLFFMGGAAGVFGNAMGGRRGAIISGFFLGVSWTLLVALAYPLVDMEAYGVSGLWFASPDAIIVVVLIRLAGALFGIPL; from the coding sequence ATGTTAAATATTATAGTTTCTATATTAAGTAACCCGTCTATTATTCTAGGGATCATTGCGTTAGTAGGTCTGCTTGCTCTTAAGAAATCTGCGTCAGATGTGATTAAAGGAACACTGAAGACAATTTTTGGATTTATTATATTGCAACAAGGGGCTAATATCATCGTAGGGGCACTTATTCCCTTCAGTACAATGTTTAACGAGGCATTTGGTTTAACAGGAATTGTGGCTGAAGATAACGCGCTGGTTGCAGCAGTTCAAACAGTACTTGGAACTGAAACTGCGTTGATTCTGCTATTCTCATTTTTGATCAATTTATTGATTGCTAGAGTAACAAAATGGAAGTATATCTTCTTAACAGGTCATATGATGTTTTCATTTGCTGGGACAATGGCTATTGTCTTTGACCAAATGGGATTATCAAGCACAGTGACAATTGTTTTAGGTTCTATTATTCAAGGTATTTCAATGGTGTTATTCCCAGCTATATCTCAACCAATTGTACGAAAAATTACAGGTAATGATAACATTGCATTTGGCTTCTGGGGAAGCTCATGGATTAGCTTATCTGGTTGGCTTGGAGGGAAACTCGGTAACAAAGAAAAGTCTTCTGAGGATGTAAAAGTACCAAAGTCACTAGACTTTTTAAAAGATATGAGTGTTCTAATGGGAATCGTAATGATTGGCATCTATGTATTAACAGCAATATTTGTTGATAAAGAAACGATGAATGAGATTTCCGGCGGAACGAACTTTGTCCAATTTTCATTTATGAATGCATTAACGTTTGTGGCAGGGATTCTGATCCTTCTCCAAGGTGTTCGAATGTTTCTTGGTGAAATTGTACCGGCCTTTAAAGGAGTAGCTGAAAAAATTGTCCCTGGGGCAAAGCCTGCATTAGATGTCCCAGTCTTCTACTCTTTTGCACCAATTGGAGTAACAATCGGTTTCTTAGCAGCATTAGTTGGTAGTTTACTAGTAACTGCTTTTTCAAGTCTGCTTCCAGTTGTTGTTTTACCATCGGTTATTGGACTGTTTTTTATGGGTGGTGCTGCTGGTGTCTTCGGAAACGCCATGGGGGGACGCCGCGGAGCGATTATTTCTGGATTCTTCCTCGGAGTTTCATGGACATTACTGGTGGCCCTTGCTTATCCATTAGTTGACATGGAAGCATACGGAGTTAGCGGACTGTGGTTCGCATCACCAGATGCCATTATTGTTGTGGTACTGATCAGATTAGCTGGTGCATTATTTGGAATTCCATTATAG
- a CDS encoding GyrI-like domain-containing protein produces the protein MADYTLEEKESFTVLGIGTELKSDYTDYAGINKEKADFWQAVKQDGRLDTLKSIATNEYIFTVNEAVNNKMMHYAGVMTEESLPEASRVIQFPKGEYLVVKGEAKTAEELSNMLTGIAFGQVLPEAKNFAYVGGPNAAVEMGQRNGLVFGEMWIPVVRK, from the coding sequence ATGGCAGATTATACCCTAGAAGAAAAAGAAAGCTTCACTGTATTAGGTATTGGGACTGAACTTAAGAGCGATTACACAGACTACGCCGGCATAAATAAGGAAAAGGCGGACTTTTGGCAGGCAGTGAAACAGGACGGAAGGCTCGACACTTTAAAATCCATTGCCACAAATGAATACATTTTTACCGTGAACGAAGCGGTGAATAACAAGATGATGCATTATGCTGGCGTCATGACAGAGGAGTCGCTGCCAGAAGCATCAAGAGTTATCCAATTTCCTAAAGGCGAATACCTCGTTGTTAAAGGGGAAGCTAAGACAGCTGAAGAGTTGAGTAATATGCTTACTGGCATTGCCTTTGGTCAAGTCTTGCCAGAAGCAAAGAATTTCGCCTATGTTGGCGGGCCTAACGCAGCGGTTGAGATGGGGCAGCGAAACGGCTTAGTATTTGGTGAAATGTGGATTCCTGTTGTTAGGAAATAG
- a CDS encoding GntR family transcriptional regulator, translating into MYKQLKLSLMKFIEDNLSEGDFLPTEPEIEKMYGVSRITVRKTIDELVSEGIVKKVQGKGTFVQSKKITQTAGTITSWTEEMRQKGKDIHSENTVLFEMEPSRKMIEDLQLAPNEKVICLKRLRFADGEPIAIMINYMRSKFLPGFLEKGLQRESLYETLEEEYHIRLEKAHEKIRAKNATDLEAIDLRIPPYSALLHLTRVSYLQDGTPFEIVEMYNRADRYEYHIELYGRKKMKAFDTKES; encoded by the coding sequence TTGTACAAACAGCTTAAACTCTCACTTATGAAATTTATAGAAGATAATCTATCCGAGGGTGATTTCCTGCCCACTGAGCCTGAAATCGAAAAAATGTATGGTGTAAGTCGGATCACTGTACGAAAAACGATTGACGAGTTAGTTTCTGAGGGGATTGTAAAGAAGGTACAAGGGAAAGGAACCTTTGTTCAATCAAAAAAAATCACTCAAACCGCTGGGACGATCACGAGCTGGACAGAAGAAATGCGCCAAAAAGGTAAAGATATTCATTCAGAAAATACGGTTTTGTTTGAGATGGAGCCTTCTCGAAAAATGATTGAAGATCTTCAGCTGGCACCTAATGAAAAAGTGATATGTCTAAAAAGACTTCGTTTTGCAGACGGTGAACCAATTGCCATTATGATTAACTACATGCGTTCGAAGTTCCTCCCTGGATTTTTGGAAAAAGGATTGCAAAGAGAATCGTTGTACGAAACTCTTGAAGAGGAATATCACATAAGACTTGAAAAAGCACATGAAAAAATCCGGGCCAAAAATGCTACTGATTTAGAAGCGATTGATTTAAGGATTCCGCCGTACTCGGCGTTACTGCATTTAACAAGGGTATCTTATCTTCAGGATGGAACTCCTTTTGAAATAGTAGAAATGTATAATCGGGCAGACCGTTACGAATACCATATTGAATTATATGGAAGGAAAAAAATGAAAGCATTTGATACAAAGGAGAGTTAA
- a CDS encoding DUF2589 domain-containing protein, with product MANELVNMGEQFAGLPIETLIATPLKAASDTQVLLAKSTYDFIKTVGFDQNDQVRTAKFAFKRTSIDPIDPAQTKEEEVVIDAPFLSLVAIPNLQVDYVDITFDMEVKSSFMDKSGSQSEAGGELSISGGYPPFFSGSLKVHGSVSTYKENVRTSDNSAKYHVAVKASNAKPSETLMRIMDLMSQAVIPASSTPAPNPA from the coding sequence ATGGCAAATGAGCTAGTAAACATGGGAGAACAGTTTGCAGGACTACCAATCGAAACGCTCATTGCAACACCACTGAAGGCAGCATCGGACACACAAGTGCTGCTCGCAAAATCAACGTATGACTTTATCAAAACAGTAGGGTTTGATCAAAACGATCAGGTCAGAACCGCGAAGTTCGCATTTAAGCGAACCAGCATCGATCCCATTGATCCAGCCCAAACAAAAGAAGAAGAGGTCGTCATCGACGCACCATTCCTATCACTCGTAGCGATTCCTAATTTACAAGTGGATTATGTGGACATTACGTTTGATATGGAAGTTAAATCTTCCTTTATGGATAAAAGCGGGTCACAATCAGAAGCGGGGGGAGAGCTCTCCATCAGCGGCGGCTACCCGCCATTCTTCTCAGGCAGCCTAAAAGTACATGGCAGTGTATCTACTTATAAAGAAAACGTCCGAACAAGCGACAACTCAGCGAAATACCATGTCGCAGTAAAAGCATCCAACGCCAAACCAAGCGAAACCCTGATGAGAATCATGGATTTAATGTCACAAGCGGTCATTCCTGCATCCAGTACGCCAGCTCCGAATCCAGCCTAA
- a CDS encoding AraC family transcriptional regulator translates to MDWLKRMEDALEFIESKMNEPLDIEAIAKVAYSSPFHFQRMFYMLTGMTVGEYVRKRKLTLAAQELAVSSAKVVDVALKYGYNSPESFAKVFRKIHGISPSEARNSGVSLKAFPRISFQLTIRGEKEVEYSIEEKEAFNVIGKSATLTCGSKGRTRQWFWRECQRDGTLTKIDYEETDTPLLGITLNFNDNFTYMIGKKKETAVPASGLTLQKIPSSSWAVFPCTGPLPEAIQNGFRQIYQEWFPATEYEHAGLPEIEVYTPGKSEAEGYRSEVWIPVMKR, encoded by the coding sequence GTGGACTGGTTGAAACGGATGGAAGACGCTTTAGAGTTCATAGAGAGTAAGATGAACGAACCGCTTGATATTGAGGCGATTGCGAAGGTTGCTTATTCATCCCCCTTCCATTTTCAACGGATGTTCTATATGTTGACTGGAATGACCGTAGGCGAATATGTACGAAAACGCAAATTGACCTTAGCTGCACAAGAATTGGCCGTTTCCTCTGCTAAAGTGGTTGATGTAGCTTTGAAATATGGATATAATTCGCCGGAATCCTTCGCCAAAGTGTTCCGTAAAATCCATGGAATTTCACCTTCAGAGGCGCGGAATTCGGGCGTTTCATTAAAAGCTTTCCCCCGCATTTCGTTCCAACTTACGATCCGTGGAGAAAAGGAAGTGGAGTATAGCATAGAGGAAAAAGAGGCGTTTAACGTAATTGGTAAATCCGCCACATTAACATGTGGGAGTAAAGGCCGCACCCGACAATGGTTTTGGAGAGAATGTCAGCGGGACGGGACACTCACGAAAATAGATTACGAGGAAACAGATACGCCTTTACTCGGCATAACGTTGAATTTTAATGATAATTTTACATATATGATTGGCAAGAAAAAAGAGACAGCGGTTCCTGCGTCTGGATTAACACTGCAAAAGATACCCTCCTCCAGCTGGGCTGTCTTCCCATGTACTGGACCGCTTCCCGAGGCAATTCAGAATGGATTCCGTCAAATTTATCAAGAATGGTTTCCAGCAACAGAATATGAGCATGCCGGACTACCTGAAATCGAGGTTTATACCCCAGGTAAGTCTGAAGCTGAAGGCTACAGATCCGAAGTGTGGATTCCCGTTATGAAAAGATAA
- a CDS encoding DUF2589 domain-containing protein, whose translation MSEVVFKDLITAIKTSVVEASDMVARKQVENFQSLYFQKDGTPNTVKMRLPASKFEGEEPKEIEVPLICIAPTSSFKLKEISLDFSVEFTELFGPSERNGKNESLHARLVAGKLEHPNTANISIKIEGSDPPEGVLRINDYFTKFLP comes from the coding sequence ATGTCTGAAGTGGTATTCAAAGATCTGATCACTGCGATTAAAACATCAGTTGTCGAAGCAAGTGATATGGTTGCCAGGAAGCAGGTCGAAAATTTTCAAAGCTTGTATTTTCAAAAAGACGGGACTCCCAATACGGTGAAGATGCGTTTGCCTGCCAGCAAGTTTGAGGGGGAAGAACCGAAGGAAATCGAAGTACCGCTAATTTGTATTGCACCTACCTCATCCTTCAAGTTAAAGGAAATCTCACTTGATTTCAGTGTGGAATTTACTGAACTATTCGGTCCATCTGAGCGAAACGGGAAAAATGAGTCCTTACATGCGAGATTGGTAGCAGGAAAACTAGAACACCCGAATACGGCTAACATATCCATCAAAATCGAAGGAAGTGATCCGCCCGAAGGTGTTCTGCGAATCAATGATTACTTTACTAAATTCTTACCTTAA